In Firmicutes bacterium ASF500, a single genomic region encodes these proteins:
- the lnpD gene encoding UDP-glucose 4-epimerase, with the protein MAILVCGGAGYIGSHTCVELIQAGYDIVVADNLYNSSEESLRRVEKIVGKPVPFVKTELCNEDEVEALFAKYPGIDAVIHFAGLKAVGESVAKPLEYYSNNLISTLYLLQAMRRHGVKNFVFSSSATVYGDPATVPIREDFPTGGTTNPYGTSKLFQEKMLMDICAADPELNVALLRYFNPIGAHESGTIGEDPNGIPNNLVPYIAKVAVGQLEKVHVFGNDYNTPDGTGVRDYIHVVDLARGHVAAVKKLETKCGLFVCNLGTGNGYSVLDVVHAYEKACGHELPYVIEARRPGDIASCYADPAKAREELGWEAQLGIEEMCASSWKWQSQNPNGYKS; encoded by the coding sequence ATGGCGATTCTTGTTTGCGGCGGCGCCGGCTATATCGGCAGCCACACCTGCGTGGAGCTGATCCAGGCCGGCTACGACATCGTGGTGGCCGACAACCTCTACAATTCCAGCGAGGAGTCCCTCCGCCGGGTGGAGAAAATCGTGGGCAAGCCCGTCCCCTTCGTCAAGACCGAGCTGTGCAATGAGGACGAGGTGGAGGCCCTGTTTGCCAAATACCCCGGCATCGACGCCGTGATCCATTTCGCCGGGCTCAAGGCCGTGGGGGAGAGCGTGGCCAAGCCCCTGGAGTACTATTCCAACAACCTGATCAGCACCCTCTATCTGCTCCAGGCCATGCGCCGCCACGGGGTGAAGAACTTTGTGTTCTCCTCCTCCGCCACGGTGTATGGCGACCCGGCCACCGTGCCCATCCGGGAGGACTTCCCCACCGGCGGCACCACCAACCCCTACGGCACCTCCAAACTCTTCCAGGAGAAGATGCTCATGGACATCTGCGCCGCCGACCCCGAGCTGAACGTGGCCCTGCTGCGGTACTTCAACCCCATCGGCGCCCACGAGAGCGGCACCATCGGCGAGGACCCCAACGGCATCCCCAACAACCTGGTGCCCTACATCGCCAAGGTGGCGGTGGGCCAGCTGGAGAAGGTCCACGTCTTCGGAAACGACTACAACACCCCCGACGGCACCGGCGTGCGGGACTATATCCACGTGGTGGACCTGGCCCGCGGCCACGTGGCCGCGGTGAAGAAGCTGGAGACCAAGTGCGGCCTGTTCGTGTGCAACCTGGGTACCGGCAACGGCTACTCCGTGCTGGACGTGGTCCACGCCTATGAGAAGGCCTGCGGCCACGAGCTGCCCTACGTCATCGAGGCCCGCCGCCCCGGCGATATCGCCTCCTGCTACGCCGACCCCGCCAAGGCCCGGGAGGAGCTGGGCTGGGAGGCTCAGCTGGGCATCGAGGAGATGTGCGCCTCCTCCTGGAAGTGGCAGTCCCAGAACCCCAACGGGTATAAGAGCTGA
- the nahK gene encoding N-acetylhexosamine 1-kinase, which translates to MAQAEQTLQEVLGAFDFGAPVVGAIRYGCGHINDTFVVHTQPENACCRRFILQRMSSAAFKRPDQLMDNIIGVTEFLGREIEKHNGDRSREAMEVIRPKNGEPYYTDSQEGAWRVYPFVEGTVCHQAADTPELFAASGRAFGRFQRLLADYPADTLYETIPRFHDTEDRLAKFKAAVAADKLGRVKDCQPEIDFVLAREKDCSVALNALREGKLPLRVTHNDTKLNNVLMDDKTGEGMCIIDLDTVMPGLVLYDFGDSIRFGANHSAEDETDLSKVNLDVDLFSAYTAAFLEGTGGSLTNTEIEYLPWGAKLMTLECGIRFLTDYLEGDTYFHISRERQNLDRCRTQFKLVSDMEERWPELEAIVRGYIK; encoded by the coding sequence ATGGCTCAGGCAGAACAGACCCTCCAGGAGGTGCTGGGGGCCTTTGACTTCGGCGCGCCTGTGGTAGGGGCCATCCGCTACGGATGCGGCCACATCAACGACACCTTCGTGGTCCATACTCAACCGGAAAACGCCTGCTGCCGCCGGTTCATCCTCCAGCGGATGAGCTCCGCCGCCTTCAAGCGCCCCGACCAGCTGATGGACAACATCATTGGCGTCACCGAGTTTTTGGGCCGGGAGATTGAGAAGCACAACGGCGACCGGAGCCGGGAGGCCATGGAGGTCATCCGGCCTAAGAACGGCGAGCCCTACTACACCGACAGTCAGGAGGGCGCCTGGCGGGTCTACCCCTTCGTGGAGGGCACCGTCTGTCACCAGGCGGCGGACACCCCCGAGCTCTTCGCCGCCTCCGGCCGGGCCTTTGGCCGGTTTCAGCGGCTGCTGGCGGATTACCCCGCCGACACCCTCTATGAGACCATCCCCCGCTTCCACGACACCGAGGACCGTTTAGCGAAGTTCAAGGCCGCCGTGGCCGCCGACAAGCTGGGCCGGGTCAAGGACTGCCAGCCCGAGATCGACTTCGTGCTGGCCCGGGAGAAGGACTGCTCCGTGGCCCTGAACGCCCTGCGGGAGGGCAAGCTGCCCCTGCGGGTCACCCACAACGACACCAAGCTGAACAACGTCCTCATGGACGACAAGACCGGTGAGGGCATGTGCATCATCGACCTGGACACCGTCATGCCCGGCCTGGTGCTCTACGACTTCGGCGACTCCATCCGCTTCGGGGCCAACCACTCCGCCGAGGATGAGACCGACCTGTCCAAGGTCAACCTGGACGTGGACCTCTTCTCCGCCTACACCGCCGCCTTCCTGGAGGGGACGGGGGGCTCCCTGACCAATACGGAGATCGAATACCTCCCCTGGGGGGCCAAGCTGATGACGCTGGAGTGCGGCATCCGCTTCCTCACCGACTACCTGGAGGGGGACACCTATTTTCACATCAGCCGGGAGAGACAGAACCTGGACCGCTGCCGCACCCAGTTCAAGCTGGTGTCTGACATGGAGGAGCGCTGGCCCGAGTTGGAGGCCATTGTGCGCGGCTATATCAAATGA
- the rhaR_5 gene encoding HTH-type transcriptional activator RhaR: MNILFDEEQLRRLIANLKILTGLPANILDPDGRDINLFRGHPPFCRMINDLPEGHERCINCDMWKIRSYTAEKGFQFYRCHLGICEAVMPLYDRENPLAYLAVGCYLDDSPVEEQWARTRELLGWWPDGPDALREAFFQFKQCSRQEIQAYTETLEALSAYIQLKGMILATEQTDTQKLGLYLDEHYMEKLSLASISREMHIGRTKLCTLAKELSGGKTLSYLIAQRRINAAKRMLMQSNLPISAVAEAVGISDYNYFSKVFRSITGTTPTAFRKDSRSRPA; this comes from the coding sequence ATGAACATACTTTTTGACGAAGAACAATTGCGCCGGTTAATTGCCAACCTGAAAATACTCACCGGACTGCCGGCCAACATCCTGGACCCGGATGGCCGGGACATCAACCTGTTCCGGGGCCACCCGCCCTTCTGCCGGATGATCAACGACCTGCCCGAGGGCCACGAGCGCTGCATCAACTGCGACATGTGGAAGATCCGCAGCTATACCGCGGAAAAGGGCTTTCAGTTCTACCGCTGCCACCTGGGCATCTGCGAGGCGGTCATGCCCCTCTACGACCGGGAGAACCCCCTGGCCTATCTGGCCGTGGGCTGTTATCTGGACGACTCCCCGGTGGAAGAGCAGTGGGCGCGCACCCGGGAGCTGCTGGGCTGGTGGCCCGACGGCCCCGACGCCCTGCGGGAGGCCTTCTTCCAATTCAAGCAGTGCTCCCGCCAGGAGATACAAGCCTATACCGAGACGCTGGAGGCCCTGTCCGCCTATATCCAGCTCAAGGGCATGATTCTGGCTACCGAGCAGACCGACACCCAGAAGCTGGGCCTATACCTGGACGAGCACTATATGGAAAAGCTGTCCCTGGCCTCCATCTCTCGGGAGATGCACATTGGCCGGACCAAGCTGTGTACTCTGGCAAAGGAGCTGTCCGGAGGAAAGACCCTGTCCTATCTCATCGCCCAGCGGCGGATCAACGCCGCCAAACGGATGCTGATGCAGAGCAATCTGCCCATCTCCGCCGTGGCCGAGGCGGTGGGCATCAGCGATTATAACTATTTTTCCAAGGTATTCCGCTCGATTACGGGCACCACACCCACCGCTTTCCGCAAGGATTCCCGGAGCCGTCCGGCCTGA
- the ycjP gene encoding Inner membrane ABC transporter permease protein YcjP, with amino-acid sequence MTQTAKKPVSMKKTILRLLLYFVVLDVCVITLYPYFAMLCTALKSREEIFSAAGTVLPVTALWSNFIDIWSRAPMAKYMLNSILIAGGSTIIAMLCGIPAAYALSRMKFKGQTAFLGFVIVSQMFAPVVLLIGIYQVMQVLHLTDSILGLVFVNAAFNQAFTIWLLRGTFMGISADMEQAATIDGCNRIQSMMKVLLPVAAPGIVTTLIFIFINAWNEYTVALCLISTDTLKPLTVGINTFNGYNIIEWQYLFAASIFAIIPVVILFMGIEKNLVSGLASGGVKG; translated from the coding sequence GTGACCCAAACCGCCAAGAAGCCTGTCTCCATGAAGAAGACAATCCTGCGTCTGCTGCTCTACTTCGTGGTGCTGGATGTATGCGTCATCACCCTGTACCCCTACTTCGCCATGCTGTGTACCGCTCTGAAGAGCCGGGAGGAGATCTTCTCCGCCGCCGGTACTGTTCTGCCGGTCACCGCCCTGTGGTCCAACTTCATCGACATCTGGAGCCGGGCCCCCATGGCCAAATACATGCTCAACTCCATCCTGATCGCCGGCGGCTCCACCATCATCGCCATGCTGTGCGGCATCCCCGCCGCCTACGCCCTATCCCGGATGAAGTTCAAGGGCCAGACCGCCTTTTTGGGCTTTGTGATTGTCTCTCAGATGTTCGCCCCGGTGGTGCTGCTCATCGGCATCTATCAGGTCATGCAGGTCCTGCACCTGACGGACAGCATCCTGGGCCTGGTCTTCGTCAACGCCGCCTTTAATCAGGCCTTCACCATCTGGCTGCTCCGGGGCACCTTTATGGGCATCTCGGCGGATATGGAGCAAGCCGCCACCATTGACGGCTGCAACCGCATCCAGTCCATGATGAAGGTCCTCCTCCCTGTGGCCGCACCCGGCATCGTCACCACGCTGATCTTCATTTTCATCAACGCCTGGAACGAGTACACCGTGGCCCTGTGCCTCATCTCCACCGACACCCTCAAGCCCCTCACCGTGGGTATCAACACCTTCAACGGCTACAACATCATTGAGTGGCAGTACCTCTTCGCCGCCTCCATCTTCGCCATCATCCCGGTGGTCATCCTCTTTATGGGCATCGAGAAGAACCTGGTCAGCGGTCTGGCCTCCGGCGGCGTAAAGGGCTGA
- the nagB gene encoding Glucosamine-6-phosphate deaminase 1, whose translation MKIFREKDYDAMSRRAATVIAGEIVHNPACLLGLATGSTPEGAYKYLVDWYKQGLLSFQNVRSVNLDEYVGLAPDHDQSYRYFMQSNLFDHVDIAPENTRVPDGLTKDALAFCADYDAYIRAQGYVDLQLLGIGRNGHIGFNEPDDHFVKETHVVDLAESTIDANARFFASRDDVPKQAISMGMGAIMGAKKVLLCASGEDKADAICRAVSGAITSQCPGSILQLHPNMVLVADEAALSKLIASGVEV comes from the coding sequence ATGAAAATCTTCCGTGAAAAGGATTATGACGCCATGAGCCGCCGCGCGGCCACCGTGATCGCCGGCGAGATCGTTCACAACCCCGCCTGCCTGCTGGGCCTGGCCACCGGCTCCACCCCCGAGGGGGCCTATAAGTACCTGGTGGACTGGTATAAGCAGGGCCTGCTCAGCTTCCAGAACGTGCGCTCCGTCAACCTGGACGAGTATGTGGGCCTGGCTCCCGACCACGACCAGAGCTACCGCTATTTCATGCAGAGCAACCTGTTTGACCATGTGGACATCGCCCCCGAGAACACCCGGGTGCCCGACGGCCTGACCAAGGACGCCCTGGCCTTCTGCGCCGATTACGACGCTTACATCCGGGCCCAGGGCTATGTGGACCTCCAGCTGCTGGGCATTGGCCGCAACGGCCACATCGGCTTCAACGAGCCCGACGACCATTTCGTCAAGGAGACCCATGTGGTGGACCTGGCCGAGAGCACCATCGACGCCAACGCCCGCTTCTTCGCCAGCCGGGACGACGTGCCCAAGCAGGCCATCTCCATGGGCATGGGCGCCATCATGGGGGCCAAGAAGGTCCTTCTGTGCGCCAGCGGCGAGGACAAGGCCGACGCCATCTGCCGGGCCGTCTCCGGGGCGATTACCTCCCAGTGCCCCGGCTCCATCCTCCAGCTCCACCCCAACATGGTCCTGGTGGCCGACGAGGCCGCGCTCAGCAAGCTGATCGCCTCTGGAGTAGAGGTATGA
- the nagA gene encoding N-acetylglucosamine-6-phosphate deacetylase, giving the protein MRIVNGQVFDLEQGFVSRDLCTDGALIAQTSGDGQELDASGCYVIPGLVDVHFHGCVGEDFSDATPDGLQKIADFELSQGVTYICPTGMTLPEDQLTAICKTTAAHRAKNPGGAEVVGAHLEGPFLCMAKKGAQNGDYLHAPDAEMLKRLQEVAEGSVRLVTLAPEEPGSVEFIKAAKDMGIHVSLGHTVANYDTAKAAFEAGADHATHLYNAMPPLAHRDPGVIGAAYECPHVKPELICDGIHIHPAVVRLTFGLFGKERMIIISDSLRATGMPDGEYPFGGQMIEVHGNRATILGHPETLAGSVTSLMGCLRQAISFGIPAADAVRACTYNPAQSIGIDGRAGTLDVGKEASIVLLDQKDLSIKAIIFKGQKI; this is encoded by the coding sequence ATGAGAATTGTCAACGGTCAGGTCTTTGACCTGGAGCAGGGCTTTGTCAGCCGGGACCTGTGCACCGACGGGGCCCTGATCGCTCAGACCAGTGGCGACGGCCAGGAGTTGGACGCCAGCGGCTGCTATGTCATCCCCGGGCTGGTGGATGTCCACTTCCACGGCTGTGTGGGGGAGGATTTTTCCGACGCCACCCCCGACGGTCTGCAAAAAATCGCTGATTTCGAGCTGTCCCAGGGAGTCACCTACATCTGCCCCACCGGCATGACCCTCCCTGAGGACCAGCTCACCGCCATCTGCAAGACCACCGCCGCCCACCGGGCCAAAAATCCCGGCGGCGCGGAGGTGGTGGGGGCCCATCTGGAGGGACCCTTCCTGTGCATGGCAAAGAAGGGCGCCCAGAACGGCGACTACCTCCACGCCCCCGACGCCGAAATGCTCAAGCGCCTCCAGGAGGTCGCTGAGGGCTCCGTCCGTCTGGTCACCCTGGCCCCCGAGGAGCCCGGGTCTGTGGAGTTCATCAAGGCCGCTAAGGACATGGGCATCCATGTATCCCTGGGCCACACGGTGGCCAACTACGACACGGCCAAGGCCGCCTTTGAGGCGGGGGCCGACCACGCCACCCATCTGTACAATGCCATGCCCCCCCTGGCCCACCGGGACCCCGGCGTCATCGGCGCGGCCTATGAGTGCCCCCACGTCAAGCCCGAGCTGATCTGCGACGGCATCCACATCCACCCCGCGGTGGTGCGCCTCACCTTCGGCCTGTTCGGCAAGGAGCGGATGATCATCATCTCCGACTCCCTCCGGGCCACCGGCATGCCCGACGGGGAGTACCCCTTCGGCGGACAGATGATCGAGGTCCACGGCAACCGGGCCACCATCCTGGGCCACCCGGAGACCCTGGCCGGTTCGGTCACCAGCCTGATGGGCTGTCTGCGTCAGGCCATCTCCTTCGGCATCCCCGCCGCCGACGCCGTCCGGGCCTGCACCTATAACCCCGCCCAGTCCATCGGCATCGACGGCCGCGCCGGTACCCTGGACGTGGGCAAGGAGGCCAGCATCGTCCTGCTGGACCAGAAGGATCTGTCCATTAAGGCGATTATCTTTAAGGGGCAGAAGATATAA
- the msmX gene encoding Oligosaccharides import ATP-binding protein MsmX, whose amino-acid sequence MATLNLKNIQKIYPHSNDQKKAKKKKGEPEKKTNLQVTDQGVIAVQSFNLDIADKEFIVLVGPSGCGKSTTLRMVAGLEEISGGELYIDGKLMNDVEPKNRDIAMVFQSYALYPHMTVYENMAFPLKLRKMDKDEIDRRVKEAAEILDITQYLDRKPKALSGGQRQRVAIGRAIVREPKVLLMDEPLSNLDAKLRNQMRAEIIKLRQKINTTFIYVTHDQTEAMTLGDRIVIMKDGFIQQIGTPQEVFDHPANLFVSGFIGMPQMNYFNAKLVNEGGKYAVAVENCKVVLSDEKQKNLTANKVQPQDITLGVRPSHMVLSKQPGNTLTATIDVSELMGSEVHFHANANGKDVVVIVPTMNADGERIDSYHAGDKLNLTFSGNVCHVFAKDGKNLEF is encoded by the coding sequence ATGGCAACTCTGAACCTGAAGAACATCCAGAAGATCTACCCCCACAGCAACGACCAGAAGAAGGCCAAGAAGAAAAAGGGCGAGCCCGAGAAGAAGACCAACCTTCAGGTCACCGACCAGGGCGTCATCGCTGTCCAGTCCTTCAACCTGGACATCGCCGACAAGGAGTTCATCGTGCTGGTCGGCCCCTCCGGCTGCGGCAAGTCCACCACCCTGCGGATGGTGGCCGGTCTGGAGGAGATCTCCGGCGGCGAGCTGTACATCGACGGCAAGCTGATGAACGATGTGGAGCCCAAGAACCGGGACATCGCCATGGTGTTCCAGAGCTACGCTCTGTATCCCCACATGACGGTGTATGAGAACATGGCCTTCCCCCTGAAGCTGCGCAAGATGGACAAGGACGAGATCGACCGCCGCGTGAAGGAGGCCGCTGAGATCCTGGACATCACCCAGTATCTGGACCGCAAGCCCAAGGCTCTGTCCGGCGGCCAGCGTCAGCGTGTGGCCATCGGCCGCGCCATCGTCCGCGAGCCCAAGGTGCTCCTCATGGACGAGCCTCTGTCCAACCTGGACGCCAAGCTCCGGAACCAGATGCGCGCCGAGATCATCAAGCTGCGCCAGAAGATCAACACCACGTTCATCTACGTCACCCACGACCAGACTGAGGCCATGACCCTGGGCGACCGCATTGTCATCATGAAGGACGGCTTCATCCAGCAGATCGGCACCCCCCAGGAGGTCTTCGATCACCCCGCCAATCTGTTCGTCTCCGGCTTCATCGGCATGCCCCAGATGAACTACTTTAACGCCAAGCTGGTCAACGAGGGCGGCAAGTACGCCGTGGCCGTGGAGAACTGCAAGGTCGTTCTCTCTGACGAGAAGCAGAAGAACCTGACCGCCAACAAGGTGCAGCCCCAGGACATCACCCTGGGCGTCCGTCCCAGCCACATGGTTCTGTCCAAGCAGCCCGGCAACACCCTCACCGCCACCATCGACGTGTCTGAGCTGATGGGCAGCGAGGTCCACTTCCACGCCAATGCCAACGGCAAGGACGTGGTAGTGATTGTTCCCACCATGAACGCTGACGGCGAGCGCATCGACTCTTACCACGCCGGCGACAAGCTGAACCTGACCTTCAGCGGCAACGTCTGCCACGTCTTTGCCAAGGACGGCAAGAATCTGGAGTTCTAA